The Sphingobium sp. BYY-5 genome contains a region encoding:
- a CDS encoding response regulator — protein sequence MTDRPHLLLVDDERSIREPLAQYLSRNGFRVTAVENAADARLRLAASAIDLVILDIMMPGEDGLSLCRYIRETSEIPVILLTARSEETDRIVGLEMGADDYVLKPFSPRELVARIKVIFRRVATGGQRVTAPDGATYAFAGWLLKSQERTLVDSEGVSLPLSTAEYNLMLAFATRPNQVLSRDQLLDITQGREANAFDRAIDNQISRLRKKIEPDPKAPTLIKTVWGGGYTLSAEVRKL from the coding sequence ATGACCGACCGCCCCCATCTGCTGCTCGTCGATGACGAGCGTTCGATCCGCGAACCGCTGGCGCAATATCTGTCACGCAACGGCTTTCGCGTCACCGCAGTCGAAAATGCTGCCGACGCACGGCTGCGGCTCGCCGCCAGCGCGATCGACCTGGTCATCCTCGACATCATGATGCCGGGCGAGGATGGCCTGTCGCTCTGTCGCTATATTCGCGAGACGAGCGAGATACCGGTGATCCTGCTGACCGCCAGGTCGGAGGAGACCGACCGCATCGTCGGGCTGGAGATGGGCGCGGACGATTATGTGCTGAAACCCTTTTCCCCGCGCGAACTGGTCGCCCGCATCAAGGTGATCTTCCGCCGCGTCGCCACCGGCGGCCAGCGCGTCACCGCGCCCGATGGCGCGACCTACGCCTTTGCCGGCTGGCTGCTCAAGTCGCAGGAGCGCACGTTGGTGGATAGCGAGGGCGTCTCGCTGCCGCTGTCGACCGCCGAATATAATCTCATGCTCGCCTTCGCCACGCGCCCCAATCAGGTGCTGAGCCGGGACCAGTTGCTCGACATCACCCAGGGGCGCGAAGCCAATGCTTTCGACCGGGCGATCGACAATCAGATCAGCCGCCTGCGCAAGAAGATCGAGCCGGACCCCAAGGCCCCCACGCTCATCAAGACGGTTTGGGGCGGGGGCTACACCCTGTCGGCGGAGGTGCGGAAGCTGTGA
- a CDS encoding EF-hand domain-containing protein, translating into MPRKYRISVAVGSLFIGGLAAAHLAFAQPGADGGPRGPRGGLMEQADTNKDGKISKAELTAALEARFAKLDVDHDGQLTRKDRDLRRQQRLDERFAALDTDKNGQISKAEFTAGYQARAEKRAEGGGPEGRGWRGRRHGGPGRGMMHGGPGGFGDADKDGTVTKAEFMARPLALFDKADTNKDGFVTADELKAARPQMRGSMGGRGHGRNVPPPPADD; encoded by the coding sequence ATGCCCCGCAAATATAGGATTTCCGTCGCGGTCGGATCGCTGTTCATCGGCGGTCTTGCGGCCGCCCACCTTGCCTTCGCCCAGCCCGGCGCTGATGGCGGCCCCCGCGGTCCGCGTGGCGGCCTGATGGAACAGGCCGACACCAACAAGGACGGCAAGATCAGCAAGGCGGAACTCACCGCCGCGCTCGAAGCCCGCTTCGCCAAGCTGGACGTCGATCATGACGGCCAACTGACCCGGAAGGATCGCGATCTCCGCCGCCAGCAGCGCCTCGACGAACGCTTTGCAGCGCTCGACACCGATAAAAATGGACAGATCAGCAAGGCCGAATTCACCGCCGGCTATCAGGCGCGCGCCGAAAAGCGCGCCGAGGGTGGCGGTCCCGAAGGGCGCGGCTGGCGCGGGCGTCGTCATGGCGGCCCCGGTCGTGGCATGATGCACGGCGGTCCGGGCGGCTTCGGCGATGCGGACAAGGACGGCACCGTCACCAAGGCCGAGTTCATGGCCCGTCCGCTCGCCCTGTTCGACAAGGCGGACACCAACAAGGACGGCTTCGTCACCGCCGATGAGCTGAAGGCCGCGCGCCCCCAGATGCGCGGCTCGATGGGCGGTCGCGGCCATGGTCGCAATGTTCCGCCCCCGCCCGCCGACGACTGA
- a CDS encoding argininosuccinate synthase codes for MSAPTSDKINRIVLAFSGGLDTSVILKWLQQTYQCEVVTFTADLGQGEELEPARAKARLMGVKEEHIFIDDLREEFVKDYVFPMMRSNALYEGLYLLGTSIARPLIAKRQIEIARQVGADAVSHGATGKGNDQVRFELGYYGLAPDIKVIAPWREWDLASRTKLIEFAEKHQIPIPRDKRGESPFSTDANMLHTSSEGKVLEDPWEETPDYVYSRTVNPEDAPDAPEYITIDFERGDGVAINGVGMSPATLLETLNDYGRKHGIGRLDLVENRFVGMKSRGMYETPGGTIYHLAHRGIEQLTLDRGAAHLKDELAPKYAELIYNGFWFSPEREMLQAAIDYSQEKVTGTVRLKLYKGGVYVVGRKSPYSLYSEKVVTFEDDAGAYDQRDAAGFIKLNALRLRLLGRRDR; via the coding sequence ATGTCAGCTCCCACTTCAGACAAGATCAATCGCATCGTCCTCGCCTTTTCCGGTGGTCTCGATACCAGCGTGATCCTGAAATGGCTGCAGCAGACCTACCAGTGCGAGGTCGTGACCTTCACCGCCGATCTGGGGCAGGGCGAGGAACTGGAACCCGCTCGCGCCAAGGCGCGCCTGATGGGCGTCAAGGAAGAGCATATCTTCATCGACGACCTGCGCGAGGAGTTCGTAAAGGATTATGTCTTCCCGATGATGCGCTCCAACGCGCTCTATGAAGGCCTCTACTTGCTCGGCACCTCGATCGCTCGTCCGCTGATCGCCAAGCGCCAGATCGAGATCGCCAGACAAGTGGGCGCCGATGCCGTGTCCCACGGCGCGACCGGCAAGGGTAACGATCAGGTCCGCTTTGAACTGGGCTATTATGGCCTCGCCCCCGATATCAAAGTGATCGCCCCCTGGCGCGAATGGGATCTGGCCAGCCGCACCAAGCTGATCGAATTCGCCGAAAAGCACCAGATCCCGATTCCCCGCGACAAGCGTGGCGAAAGCCCGTTCTCGACCGACGCGAACATGCTGCACACCAGCTCCGAGGGTAAGGTGCTGGAAGATCCGTGGGAAGAAACCCCGGATTATGTCTACTCGCGCACGGTGAACCCGGAGGATGCGCCCGACGCGCCCGAATATATCACCATCGATTTCGAGCGTGGCGACGGTGTCGCGATCAACGGCGTCGGCATGTCGCCCGCGACCCTGCTCGAAACGCTCAACGACTATGGCCGCAAGCATGGCATCGGCCGCCTCGACCTGGTTGAAAACCGCTTCGTCGGCATGAAGTCGCGCGGCATGTATGAAACGCCGGGTGGCACCATCTATCACCTCGCCCATCGCGGCATCGAGCAATTGACGCTCGATCGCGGCGCCGCGCACCTCAAGGACGAGCTGGCGCCCAAATATGCCGAGCTGATCTATAACGGCTTCTGGTTCTCGCCTGAGCGCGAGATGCTCCAGGCCGCGATCGATTACAGCCAGGAGAAGGTGACGGGTACGGTGCGCCTCAAGCTCTACAAGGGCGGCGTCTATGTCGTCGGCCGCAAGTCGCCCTATTCGCTCTACAGCGAGAAGGTTGTGACCTTCGAGGATGATGCGGGCGCCTATGACCAGCGCGACGCGGCGGGCTTCATCAAGCTGAACGCGCTGCGCTTGCGCCTGCTGGGTCGCCGCGACCGGTAA
- a CDS encoding DUF4169 family protein: MSNVINLRQARKAKARADKLNQADANRAKFGRTKAQRAADSAAEQKRAALLDGARLEKKGDDAGEGHPVEPC; encoded by the coding sequence ATGAGCAACGTCATCAATCTGCGCCAGGCCCGCAAGGCGAAAGCGCGCGCCGACAAGCTGAACCAGGCGGACGCCAACCGCGCGAAGTTCGGTCGCACCAAGGCGCAGCGAGCCGCCGATTCCGCGGCAGAACAGAAGCGGGCTGCGCTGCTGGACGGCGCGCGGCTGGAAAAGAAGGGCGACGATGCGGGCGAAGGCCATCCTGTCGAGCCATGCTGA
- a CDS encoding LacI family DNA-binding transcriptional regulator, producing the protein MTSIHDVAALAKVSIKTVSRVVNKAPNVSTELRERVQTAIDQLGYRPNQSARRLAGGRSFMIAFLYNNPAPGYVSRIQIGAAWRCRELGYHLVVEPISPGAEERFEVLERLVAALRPDGVLLVPPLSDDEGLLARLAEMNLPCARIAGEIGGASFTIHTPEHAAGRMMADHLIGLGHRRIGVITPPLTHHAALRRVEGFREGLTAAGIAVDEALFVPGQFDFASGIEAGETLLALPQPPSAVFATNDEMALGVLTLAHRIGLRVPEDLSVTGFDDTTASLTSWPPLTTVRQPLEDMGRSVIEALASGPVDAPHFQFTLIERGSSGPPSKAG; encoded by the coding sequence ATGACGAGCATCCATGACGTCGCCGCCCTCGCCAAGGTATCGATCAAGACCGTGTCCCGCGTGGTCAACAAGGCGCCCAATGTCAGCACCGAGTTGCGCGAACGGGTGCAGACGGCGATCGACCAGCTCGGCTATCGCCCCAACCAGTCGGCGCGGCGGCTGGCGGGTGGCCGCTCCTTCATGATCGCCTTCCTCTACAACAACCCCGCCCCCGGCTATGTCAGCCGCATCCAGATCGGCGCGGCGTGGCGCTGCCGCGAACTGGGCTATCATCTGGTAGTCGAGCCGATCTCGCCGGGCGCCGAGGAACGGTTCGAGGTGCTGGAACGGCTGGTCGCGGCGTTGCGCCCGGACGGGGTACTGCTGGTGCCGCCGCTGTCCGACGATGAAGGACTGCTCGCGCGTCTCGCCGAGATGAATCTGCCCTGCGCGCGCATTGCCGGGGAAATTGGGGGAGCGAGCTTCACCATCCACACGCCGGAACACGCCGCAGGCCGGATGATGGCAGATCATCTGATCGGCCTTGGCCACCGGCGCATCGGCGTCATCACCCCGCCGCTTACCCATCATGCCGCGCTCCGCCGGGTCGAAGGGTTCCGCGAAGGGCTGACGGCAGCCGGGATCGCTGTGGACGAGGCGTTGTTCGTACCGGGCCAGTTCGATTTCGCCTCCGGCATCGAGGCGGGCGAAACGCTGCTTGCCTTGCCCCAACCGCCGAGCGCGGTCTTCGCCACCAATGACGAAATGGCGCTGGGCGTGCTGACGCTGGCGCACCGCATCGGGCTGCGCGTGCCGGAAGACCTGTCGGTGACGGGGTTCGATGACACCACGGCCAGCCTCACCTCCTGGCCGCCGCTGACCACCGTTCGCCAGCCGCTGGAAGATATGGGTCGATCCGTGATCGAAGCGCTCGCCAGCGGCCCGGTCGATGCGCCGCATTTCCAGTTCACGCTGATCGAACGAGGAAGCTCTGGCCCACCGTCGAAGGCAGGATGA
- a CDS encoding LysR family transcriptional regulator, translating to MDRPSLRQLDLFAQMVAAGSLTRCATMLGVPAETIARDLASLEMRLGYRLFEDLTGAARLTPAGHKTAQAMTLLGQDDPVPSATPLPPREAAPTPAEPPRQTILLAAPAPVFGQLQEKLSAFEAANEDIAITLDLHVQSAEDAATALRRGGADIAYFYALGAPNDPPSRYGWSEQLNLYAGAAHPLARASSVSRADLAISPAIAMDDRNATRPLIEAALKRGRARLGPIVMESDDMFAVMAALREEAGLFPAFGALARDLGRMEGISRLPLDMPLPSIEIRQAIGPKASETPAVEALADFLFL from the coding sequence ATGGATCGCCCCTCCCTGCGCCAACTTGACCTTTTTGCGCAGATGGTTGCGGCCGGCAGCCTGACCCGCTGCGCGACCATGCTGGGCGTGCCGGCCGAAACAATCGCCAGGGATCTGGCGTCGCTGGAAATGCGGCTGGGCTATCGGTTGTTCGAGGATCTGACAGGCGCGGCGCGGCTGACCCCGGCGGGACACAAGACCGCCCAGGCCATGACCTTGCTGGGTCAGGACGATCCCGTGCCATCGGCGACGCCTCTCCCGCCACGAGAGGCCGCGCCGACGCCGGCCGAACCGCCTCGACAGACGATCCTGCTCGCCGCTCCCGCGCCCGTATTCGGCCAGTTGCAGGAAAAGCTGTCAGCTTTCGAGGCGGCGAATGAGGATATCGCCATCACGCTCGACCTGCATGTCCAGTCGGCGGAAGATGCCGCGACGGCGTTGCGGCGGGGGGGAGCCGACATCGCCTATTTCTACGCCCTCGGCGCGCCGAACGACCCACCGTCGCGCTATGGCTGGTCGGAGCAGCTCAACCTCTATGCGGGCGCCGCCCATCCCCTGGCGCGCGCATCGAGCGTGTCGCGCGCCGATCTGGCGATCAGCCCGGCGATCGCGATGGACGACCGCAACGCCACCCGCCCCCTGATCGAAGCGGCGCTGAAGCGCGGCCGCGCCAGGCTGGGACCGATCGTGATGGAAAGCGACGATATGTTCGCGGTGATGGCCGCGCTGCGTGAGGAGGCGGGACTGTTCCCGGCGTTCGGCGCGCTCGCCCGCGACCTGGGGCGGATGGAGGGGATCAGCCGCCTGCCGCTGGACATGCCGCTGCCCTCGATCGAGATTCGTCAGGCGATAGGCCCCAAGGCCAGCGAAACGCCCGCCGTCGAGGCACTGGCGGATTTTCTCTTCCTCTAA
- a CDS encoding TonB-dependent receptor, with protein sequence MSHFSTLRSGCAPSALCLSALCLSALCLSALCLSALCLAPAAFAQAPADSAAPDQAYHDQNKADIVVTALIPRRQGDILSGTSVLTGDKLNRELRTSIGETLARQPGVSATSFGPNASRPILRGFQGERVRILTDGIGSFDVSNTSVDHAVAINPLTADRIEVLRGPSALLYGSSAIGGVVNVIDSRIPRRVPDEAIHIDALGSYGSAANERSGAGEIEVPLAEKFVVHLDGTYAKTGNLDTGNYILTPALRAEAAASDNAEIRDLATLRGKLPNSAGRMWEVAGGAAYIDDGGNLGVSFAHTDNFYGVPIRYSLDPDAEAEQVRLRMKQDRVDLRGEVAVHGGFLDSIRLRAGFADYQHQEIEDTGEVGTTFKNQSMESRLEFVQAKRGGWDGAFGAQFFTRRFEVDGEEKFLPKNETDQIGIFTLQSLDLGNTRLEGGVRYEHTNLQADADDTLFFDGRRRSFDAISGSLGVSQAVVPGWRVGLNLSRSERAPSAEELFARGNHAGTQAFELGNADFRKEKSWGVEGTLRGAGEGYSVSLAAYHNWFSGYIYESIADDSVCQAANGGADMEFPCYAFSQADARYYGFEAEASVTLAQLGGYKINVDGLADYVHATIKGDGPAPRIPPLRMLGGLEAQGDRLSARAEVEHVFDQDRVTEFETPTNGYTMVNASLSFKPLPGNDRTTLMLSANNIFDVEARRHASFLKDYAPLAGRDIRLTARFSL encoded by the coding sequence ATGTCCCATTTTTCGACGCTCCGAAGCGGCTGCGCTCCATCCGCCCTCTGCCTGTCCGCCCTCTGCCTGTCCGCCCTCTGCCTGTCCGCCCTCTGCCTGTCCGCCCTCTGCCTCGCCCCTGCCGCCTTCGCCCAGGCGCCGGCCGATTCCGCCGCGCCCGATCAGGCCTATCATGACCAGAACAAGGCCGATATCGTCGTCACCGCGCTGATCCCGCGCCGGCAGGGCGACATTCTTTCGGGCACCTCGGTCCTGACGGGGGACAAGCTGAACCGCGAGCTGCGCACCAGCATCGGCGAGACGCTGGCCCGCCAACCCGGCGTATCGGCCACCTCCTTCGGCCCCAACGCCTCACGCCCGATCCTGCGCGGATTCCAGGGCGAGCGCGTGCGCATCCTGACCGACGGCATCGGCAGCTTCGACGTGTCCAACACCTCGGTCGACCATGCCGTCGCAATCAATCCGCTGACCGCCGACCGGATCGAGGTGCTGCGCGGGCCGTCCGCCTTGCTGTACGGATCATCCGCGATCGGCGGCGTGGTCAACGTCATCGACAGCCGCATCCCCCGCCGCGTGCCGGACGAAGCGATCCACATCGACGCGCTCGGTTCCTATGGCAGCGCCGCCAACGAGCGCAGCGGCGCGGGCGAAATCGAGGTGCCGCTGGCCGAGAAATTCGTCGTCCATCTCGACGGCACCTATGCCAAGACCGGTAACCTCGACACCGGCAACTATATATTGACGCCTGCCCTGCGTGCGGAAGCCGCCGCCAGCGACAATGCGGAAATCCGGGATCTTGCCACGTTGCGCGGCAAATTGCCCAACAGCGCCGGGCGGATGTGGGAAGTGGCCGGCGGCGCCGCCTATATCGATGATGGCGGCAATCTGGGGGTGTCCTTCGCCCACACCGACAATTTCTATGGCGTGCCGATCCGCTATTCGCTCGACCCCGACGCAGAAGCGGAACAGGTGCGGTTGCGGATGAAGCAGGATCGTGTCGACCTGCGCGGCGAAGTTGCCGTGCATGGCGGCTTTCTGGACAGCATCCGCCTGCGCGCCGGTTTCGCCGATTATCAGCATCAGGAAATCGAGGATACGGGCGAAGTCGGCACCACGTTCAAGAACCAGTCGATGGAAAGCCGGCTGGAGTTCGTCCAGGCCAAGCGCGGCGGATGGGACGGCGCATTCGGCGCGCAATTCTTCACCCGCCGGTTCGAGGTCGATGGCGAGGAGAAATTCCTGCCGAAGAATGAGACCGACCAGATCGGTATCTTCACGCTGCAATCGCTGGACCTGGGCAACACCCGGCTGGAAGGCGGCGTCCGTTATGAACATACCAACCTCCAGGCCGATGCGGACGACACATTGTTCTTCGACGGCCGCCGCCGCAGCTTCGACGCCATTTCGGGGTCGCTGGGCGTCAGCCAGGCGGTCGTGCCGGGCTGGCGTGTGGGCCTGAACCTGTCGCGCAGCGAGCGAGCGCCGTCCGCCGAAGAATTGTTCGCGCGCGGCAATCATGCCGGCACCCAGGCCTTCGAACTGGGCAATGCCGATTTCCGCAAGGAAAAGAGCTGGGGCGTCGAAGGCACGCTGCGCGGGGCGGGCGAAGGCTATAGCGTCAGCCTCGCCGCCTATCACAACTGGTTCAGCGGCTATATCTATGAAAGCATCGCCGACGATAGCGTGTGTCAGGCCGCCAATGGCGGCGCGGATATGGAATTCCCCTGCTATGCTTTCTCCCAGGCCGATGCGCGCTATTATGGCTTCGAAGCCGAAGCGTCGGTCACGCTGGCCCAACTGGGCGGGTACAAGATCAATGTCGATGGTCTGGCCGACTATGTCCACGCCACGATCAAGGGCGATGGCCCCGCGCCGCGCATTCCCCCATTGCGGATGCTGGGCGGGCTGGAAGCGCAGGGCGATCGCCTGTCCGCCCGTGCCGAGGTCGAACATGTCTTCGACCAGGATCGCGTGACCGAATTTGAAACGCCGACCAACGGCTATACGATGGTCAACGCCTCGCTCTCGTTCAAGCCGCTGCCCGGCAATGACCGGACGACGCTGATGCTGTCGGCCAACAACATCTTCGACGTGGAAGCCCGTCGTCATGCCAGCTTCCTGAAGGATTATGCACCGCTGGCGGGACGCGACATCCGCCTCACCGCGCGCTTCTCGCTATAA
- a CDS encoding DUF47 family protein yields the protein MRQIAALPYSTAADGSMQILLITSRDTRRWVIPKGNRIKGLAGHRAAELEAYEEAGIHGIACPAPLGRYSYDKRRRRGGSREATVEVFPLAVTGHLTQWPEQGQRELRWFPVADAATAVDEPDLKSIIAAFREPPADPGWFFRLLLAIREKQNERTGMLRWFHALMPKQGRFFEQFEDHATTLVAGADALARLLKGGPDMAEHIKTISDQEHEADDIIREVLQDVRRIFVTPFDRSAITGLIGVMDDAIDQMNQTAKAIALFEVTEFPSQMQDMSALIVECARITAEAMPLLRSLNLNATRLHELTERLVKLEGHADILHEAGLKALYSQARAGNPMDFIVGNEIYSHLEKVTDRFEDVANEISGLVIDHA from the coding sequence ATGCGCCAGATTGCCGCCCTGCCCTATTCCACCGCCGCCGACGGATCGATGCAGATATTGCTCATCACGTCGCGCGACACGCGGCGCTGGGTGATTCCCAAGGGCAATCGCATCAAGGGACTGGCCGGCCACCGCGCCGCCGAACTGGAAGCTTATGAGGAAGCGGGCATCCACGGCATCGCCTGTCCCGCCCCGCTCGGCCGCTATAGCTATGACAAGCGCCGCCGCCGGGGTGGATCGCGCGAGGCGACGGTGGAGGTTTTTCCGCTTGCGGTCACTGGCCACCTGACGCAATGGCCCGAACAGGGCCAAAGGGAGCTGCGCTGGTTCCCTGTCGCCGACGCCGCAACGGCGGTCGACGAACCGGACCTGAAATCGATCATCGCGGCCTTCCGCGAACCGCCCGCCGATCCGGGCTGGTTCTTCCGGTTGCTGCTGGCGATCCGCGAGAAGCAAAATGAAAGGACTGGAATGCTGCGCTGGTTTCATGCGCTGATGCCCAAGCAGGGGCGCTTCTTCGAGCAATTCGAGGATCATGCCACCACTCTGGTCGCCGGCGCCGACGCACTCGCCAGGCTGCTGAAGGGCGGGCCGGACATGGCCGAGCATATCAAGACGATCTCCGACCAGGAGCATGAGGCGGACGACATCATCCGCGAAGTGCTGCAGGACGTCCGCCGCATCTTCGTCACCCCCTTCGACCGCAGCGCCATCACCGGCCTGATCGGCGTGATGGACGACGCCATCGACCAGATGAACCAGACGGCCAAGGCGATCGCCCTGTTCGAGGTGACGGAATTTCCCTCGCAGATGCAGGATATGAGCGCGCTGATCGTCGAATGCGCGCGCATCACCGCGGAGGCCATGCCTCTGCTGCGGTCGCTGAACCTGAACGCGACGCGGCTCCATGAGTTGACCGAGCGGCTGGTGAAGCTGGAAGGCCATGCCGACATATTGCATGAAGCCGGCCTCAAGGCGCTCTACAGCCAGGCGCGGGCAGGCAATCCGATGGATTTCATCGTCGGCAACGAAATCTACAGCCATCTGGAAAAGGTGACGGACCGGTTCGAGGACGTCGCCAACGAGATTTCCGGCCTGGTCATCGATCACGCCTGA
- a CDS encoding inorganic phosphate transporter has protein sequence MDAHIAFPLLIALIGVALAFDFLNGLHDAANSIATIVSTRVLKPQYAVAWAAFFNFIAFLFFGLHVAETVGKGIVDANIIDAQVIFGALMGAIAWNLITWGLGIPSSSSHALIGGLLGAGTAKAGLGAVVWNGVFKTSAAIVISPAVGLFLALILVLVISWVFRRFTPQGADRVFRKLQLVSASLYSLGHGGNDAQKTMGIIAVLLYSQGMLTGGFHVPMWVVLSCQAAMGLGTLLGGWKIVHTMGSKITRLTPAQGFCAETGGAITLFMATHMGVPVSTTHTITGAIVGVGASRRLSAVRWNVASSIIVAWVVTLPAAAAIGALFYGLTKLF, from the coding sequence ATGGACGCCCATATCGCCTTTCCCTTGCTGATCGCGCTGATCGGCGTCGCGCTCGCCTTCGATTTCCTGAACGGCCTGCACGACGCCGCCAATTCGATCGCGACCATCGTGTCGACCCGTGTGCTGAAACCGCAATATGCGGTCGCCTGGGCCGCTTTCTTCAACTTCATCGCCTTCCTCTTCTTCGGCCTGCATGTGGCCGAGACGGTGGGTAAGGGCATCGTCGATGCCAATATCATCGACGCGCAGGTGATCTTCGGCGCGCTGATGGGCGCGATCGCCTGGAACCTTATCACCTGGGGGCTGGGCATCCCTTCCTCTTCCAGCCACGCGCTGATCGGCGGCCTGCTGGGCGCGGGCACCGCCAAGGCGGGACTGGGCGCGGTGGTGTGGAACGGCGTATTCAAGACCAGCGCCGCCATCGTCATCTCACCCGCCGTGGGCCTGTTCCTGGCGCTGATACTGGTGCTTGTCATAAGCTGGGTCTTCCGCCGGTTCACGCCGCAAGGCGCGGACCGGGTGTTCCGCAAGCTGCAACTCGTGTCCGCCTCGCTCTATTCACTGGGTCATGGCGGCAATGACGCGCAGAAGACGATGGGGATCATCGCCGTGCTGCTCTATTCGCAGGGAATGCTGACCGGCGGCTTCCATGTCCCCATGTGGGTCGTGCTGAGCTGCCAGGCGGCGATGGGCCTGGGCACGCTGCTGGGCGGGTGGAAGATCGTCCACACCATGGGATCGAAGATCACCCGGCTGACCCCGGCGCAGGGCTTCTGCGCGGAAACGGGCGGCGCGATCACCCTGTTCATGGCCACCCATATGGGCGTGCCGGTGTCCACCACCCACACCATCACCGGCGCGATCGTCGGGGTGGGCGCATCGCGGCGGTTGTCGGCCGTGCGCTGGAACGTGGCGTCGAGCATCATCGTCGCCTGGGTCGTCACCCTGCCCGCCGCCGCCGCCATCGGTGCGCTGTTCTACGGGCTGACGAAACTGTTCTGA
- a CDS encoding XRE family transcriptional regulator has product MAELTDRKLYLGPKLRVLRRELGLNQTQMAEELGVSPSYLNHLERNQRPLTAQMLLRLANTYDIDIRDFTATPAEGGLSELSEILSDALVRDIGIARDEVLEVTENYPGVSEAITRFYRALSDLRRLPGETVVHGSPAPLVAPVDWLRETIARAGNHFAEIDAGAEAIAADLPDDPALLQADLRARLKDRHGMSVQVMRGDILAGTLRHYDMHRRRLMLSERLSASGRLFAIAYHLCAQELAEAIGAQIARAAPPDEDSRRLASIALTSYAAAALLMPYDRFRQAAEQSRHDIALLRDRFGVSTEQVAHRLTSLNRTGARGIPFFMVKIDRAGIVSKRFDGEAWPFARYGGLCPRWDACDARTPDRVETQLIETLDGRRFVTLAMALPPRPDGARARSVIALGCEAKHAGRIVHADSIDAEKDDPIEVGPTCHLCERRDCPDRALPPVTRALDLHSYERTIAPYPFRRV; this is encoded by the coding sequence ATGGCAGAGCTAACCGACCGCAAACTTTATCTGGGGCCGAAGCTGCGCGTCCTGCGACGCGAACTGGGACTCAACCAGACGCAGATGGCGGAGGAACTGGGTGTTTCCCCCAGCTATCTCAATCATCTGGAGCGCAACCAGCGGCCGTTGACCGCACAGATGCTGCTGCGGCTGGCCAACACCTACGACATCGACATTCGCGATTTCACCGCCACCCCGGCCGAAGGGGGCCTGAGCGAACTAAGCGAGATATTGTCCGACGCGCTGGTCCGCGACATCGGCATCGCCCGCGACGAGGTGCTAGAGGTGACGGAAAATTATCCCGGCGTCAGCGAGGCGATCACCCGTTTCTACCGGGCATTGAGCGACCTGCGCCGCCTCCCCGGCGAAACAGTCGTCCATGGCAGCCCCGCCCCGCTGGTCGCGCCGGTGGACTGGCTGCGCGAGACGATCGCGCGGGCGGGCAATCATTTCGCGGAGATCGACGCGGGCGCCGAAGCCATCGCCGCCGACCTGCCCGACGATCCCGCGCTGCTCCAGGCGGACCTGCGCGCGCGGCTCAAGGACCGGCACGGCATGAGCGTGCAGGTGATGCGCGGCGACATACTCGCCGGAACGCTGCGCCATTATGACATGCACCGGCGGCGGCTGATGCTGAGCGAGCGGCTGTCGGCATCGGGGCGGCTGTTCGCCATCGCCTATCATCTCTGCGCACAGGAACTGGCCGAAGCGATCGGCGCGCAGATCGCCCGCGCCGCGCCGCCGGACGAGGATAGTCGCCGCCTCGCCAGCATTGCGCTCACCAGCTATGCCGCCGCCGCCCTGCTCATGCCCTATGACCGTTTCCGCCAGGCCGCCGAGCAGAGCCGCCACGACATCGCCCTGCTACGTGACCGGTTCGGTGTATCGACCGAACAGGTCGCCCATCGTCTGACCAGCCTCAACCGGACCGGCGCGCGCGGCATTCCTTTCTTCATGGTGAAGATCGACCGGGCGGGCATCGTCTCGAAACGCTTCGACGGCGAGGCATGGCCCTTCGCGCGTTATGGCGGGCTTTGCCCGCGCTGGGACGCCTGCGATGCGCGCACGCCTGACCGGGTCGAGACGCAGTTGATCGAGACGCTCGACGGCCGCCGCTTCGTCACCCTGGCGATGGCCCTGCCGCCGAGACCGGACGGCGCGAGAGCAAGGTCGGTCATCGCGCTGGGATGCGAGGCGAAACATGCCGGGCGCATCGTCCATGCCGACTCGATCGACGCGGAGAAGGACGACCCGATCGAGGTCGGCCCCACCTGCCACCTGTGCGAACGGCGGGATTGCCCCGACCGGGCGCTGCCCCCCGTCACGCGCGCGCTCGACCTGCACAGCTATGAACGGACGATCGCGCCCTACCCGTTCCGGCGTGTCTGA